One region of Qipengyuania sp. SS22 genomic DNA includes:
- a CDS encoding OmpA family protein, with the protein MTAMTKSSKTFAALVALALPLAAGAQAQELDPQAGAQSAGEPMTVVGTAPSDLSGMPDGPEIEGVISARQDNKIQVTSADGMRTVVAISPATEIRSSGGFLGLDKDQLTDADLLNGLPVDVETVEWADRGLIATKIALKSKHLDTARMIHTGTDQRFTANEAATEALRGRVANIDQYNVKGTTNVYFDTAKHNLSQQARYELCQAAEQAKSTDNALMLVVGYTDSVGDYDYNQELSEKRAARVTNFLQQECDWAPYRMLTPTGMAEADPAADNTTEQGKAQNRRVAVNILVSKSVDGMNSGL; encoded by the coding sequence ATGACTGCCATGACCAAGAGTTCGAAGACATTCGCAGCGCTTGTCGCGCTCGCCCTCCCCCTGGCCGCCGGTGCACAGGCGCAGGAACTCGATCCGCAGGCTGGCGCGCAAAGCGCAGGCGAACCGATGACCGTTGTCGGCACCGCGCCCAGCGACCTGTCCGGCATGCCCGATGGCCCCGAAATCGAAGGCGTGATCTCGGCGCGCCAGGACAACAAGATTCAGGTTACCAGCGCTGATGGCATGCGCACCGTCGTAGCTATCAGCCCGGCCACCGAAATCCGCAGCAGCGGCGGTTTCCTCGGTCTGGACAAGGACCAGCTTACCGACGCCGACTTGCTCAATGGCCTGCCGGTCGACGTCGAAACCGTCGAATGGGCGGATCGCGGGCTGATCGCGACGAAGATCGCGCTCAAGAGCAAGCACCTCGACACCGCGCGGATGATCCATACCGGAACCGACCAGCGCTTCACCGCCAACGAGGCTGCAACCGAAGCGCTGCGCGGACGCGTCGCGAACATCGACCAGTACAACGTCAAGGGCACGACCAACGTCTATTTCGACACTGCCAAGCACAACCTTTCGCAGCAGGCGCGCTACGAACTGTGCCAGGCGGCCGAGCAGGCGAAGTCGACGGACAACGCACTGATGCTGGTGGTCGGTTACACCGATTCGGTCGGTGATTACGATTACAACCAGGAGCTGAGCGAGAAGCGCGCGGCGCGGGTGACCAATTTCCTCCAGCAGGAATGCGACTGGGCGCCCTACCGGATGCTGACCCCCACCGGCATGGCCGAGGCCGATCCGGCAGCGGACAACACCACCGAACAGGGCAAGGCGCAAAACCGCCGCGTGGCGGTGAATATTCTTGTCAGCAAGAGCGTCGACGGGATGAACTCGGGCCTCTGA
- a CDS encoding siderophore-interacting protein, producing the protein MSSRPSPRTLTVLSRQTLSPSMIRVSLGGAGMAEFPPGFAGGYVKLMLAPATETSKPVIRTYTIRHQADDAIAIDFALHGGEAAGPATRWALAAQPGDRIAVGGPGLPKPLPQGRDFYLVAGDMTALPAIGVNLEGLPADARGFAAIEIQDERDRQDIAAPKGVEIVWLVNPEPGQRPGLLVDALRNVARPAGSLAAWAACEFSGMKQLREYLRGELALAPADLYLSSYWKHGMIEDEHKLAKQQDAAAQPA; encoded by the coding sequence ATGAGCAGCAGACCTTCCCCGCGGACGCTTACCGTCCTCTCGCGCCAGACCCTTTCGCCCTCGATGATCCGCGTGTCACTCGGAGGCGCAGGGATGGCCGAGTTTCCGCCCGGTTTCGCGGGCGGTTATGTGAAGCTCATGCTCGCCCCGGCCACTGAGACCAGCAAACCCGTCATCCGCACCTATACCATCCGCCACCAAGCCGACGATGCGATCGCGATCGACTTCGCATTGCATGGGGGCGAGGCTGCCGGACCCGCGACCCGCTGGGCGCTGGCGGCTCAGCCGGGGGATCGGATCGCGGTGGGCGGGCCGGGCCTGCCCAAGCCGTTGCCGCAAGGCCGCGATTTCTATCTCGTGGCGGGCGATATGACCGCGCTGCCGGCGATCGGGGTCAATCTCGAAGGATTGCCAGCCGATGCGCGCGGGTTTGCCGCGATCGAGATCCAGGACGAACGCGACCGGCAGGACATCGCTGCGCCCAAGGGGGTGGAGATCGTCTGGCTGGTCAATCCCGAACCGGGCCAGCGGCCGGGCCTGCTGGTTGATGCGCTGCGCAATGTCGCGCGGCCCGCAGGTTCGCTCGCGGCATGGGCGGCGTGCGAGTTTTCGGGGATGAAGCAGCTGCGCGAATATCTGCGCGGCGAACTCGCTCTCGCGCCTGCCGATCTCTACCTGTCCAGCTATTGGAAACACGGCATGATCGAGGACGAGCACAAGCTGGCCAAACAGCAGGACGCCGCCGCTCAGCCTGCCTGA
- a CDS encoding isocitrate lyase/PEP mutase family protein — translation MDRIDAFTALHVPGDPLVLYNIWDAGSARAVAGAGAKAIATGSWGVAEANGFSDGETLPLEIALENLTGILSVTDLPVSIDMEAGYGDTPAAVGKSVGTARDVGASAINMEDRMPGETALLPVAQAAERIAAAAGTGIHVNARTDVYLGREPKEHTPALVEDVLTRAAAFAEAGARSLFVPFLGDHATIRVICEASPLPVNVLWAPGRGTTAELAALGVARISYGHGPWAAAMDWLKAQAEAVYRQG, via the coding sequence ATCTGGGACGCCGGCAGCGCCCGCGCCGTGGCTGGCGCGGGGGCGAAAGCCATCGCGACGGGCAGCTGGGGCGTGGCCGAGGCCAACGGGTTCAGCGATGGGGAGACGCTCCCGCTCGAGATCGCGCTCGAAAACCTCACCGGCATCCTTTCGGTCACCGACCTGCCGGTGAGCATCGACATGGAGGCCGGCTATGGCGATACGCCCGCCGCGGTCGGCAAGTCGGTGGGCACGGCGCGCGATGTGGGTGCGAGCGCGATCAATATGGAAGACCGCATGCCCGGCGAAACCGCGCTGCTCCCGGTGGCGCAGGCGGCAGAGCGGATTGCCGCCGCGGCCGGCACCGGCATTCACGTCAATGCGCGCACCGACGTCTATCTCGGACGCGAGCCTAAGGAGCACACTCCTGCCTTGGTCGAAGACGTGCTGACACGCGCCGCAGCTTTTGCCGAAGCGGGCGCGCGCAGCCTGTTCGTTCCGTTCCTCGGCGACCATGCGACGATCCGCGTGATCTGCGAGGCATCGCCGCTGCCGGTCAACGTGCTGTGGGCGCCGGGACGCGGTACGACTGCCGAGCTGGCCGCGTTGGGCGTGGCGCGGATCAGCTATGGTCACGGGCCGTGGGCCGCAGCGATGGACTGGCTCAAGGCGCAGGCGGAAGCTGTCTATCGACAGGGGTAG